A single Mixta calida DNA region contains:
- the pgm gene encoding phosphoglucomutase (alpha-D-glucose-1,6-bisphosphate-dependent) — protein MANHPRAGQPAQQSDLINVAQLTSQYYVLQPEKGNAEHAVKFGTSGHRGSAARRSFNETHILAIAQAIAEERKKNGITGPCYVGKDTHALSEPAIISVLEVLAANGVDVIVQQDNGYTPTPAISNAILEHNKAGGAQADGIVITPSHNPPEDGGIKYNPPNGGPADTNVTKVVEDRANQLIQGDLKEVKRLPLDQAWASGHIQEKDLIQPYVEGLAQVVDMDAIKKAGLKIGVDPLGGSGMAYWKRIAEHYQLDLTIVNDAIDQTFRFMHLDKDGAVRMDCSSECAMAGLLALRDKFDLAFGNDPDYDRHGIVTPAGLMNPNHYLAVAINYLFQHRPQWGKEVAVGKTLVSSAMIDRVVNDIGRKLVEVPVGFKWFVDGLFDGSFGFGGEESAGASFLRFDGTPWSTDKDGIILCLLAAEITAVTGKNPQQHYDELAQRFGAPSYNRLQASATSAQKAALSKLSPEMVSADTLAGDPITARLTSAPGNGAAIGGLKVMTENGWFAARPSGTEDAYKIYCESFLGAEHREKIEKEAVEIVSAVLKNA, from the coding sequence ATGGCCAATCACCCCCGTGCCGGGCAGCCAGCCCAGCAGAGCGATTTGATTAACGTTGCACAATTAACATCTCAGTATTACGTTCTGCAGCCAGAAAAAGGAAATGCGGAACACGCGGTGAAGTTTGGCACCTCAGGCCATCGCGGGAGCGCCGCGCGTCGCAGTTTCAATGAAACGCATATTCTGGCCATTGCGCAGGCGATAGCGGAAGAACGCAAGAAAAATGGCATTACCGGGCCTTGCTACGTCGGTAAAGACACGCATGCGTTGTCAGAGCCCGCCATTATCTCCGTGCTTGAAGTGCTGGCGGCCAACGGCGTTGATGTGATTGTGCAACAGGATAACGGCTATACGCCGACGCCGGCGATCTCCAACGCGATTCTTGAGCACAATAAAGCGGGCGGCGCGCAGGCTGACGGCATTGTGATTACGCCGTCCCACAACCCGCCGGAAGATGGCGGCATCAAATATAATCCGCCTAACGGCGGCCCGGCCGACACCAATGTCACCAAAGTGGTGGAAGATCGCGCCAACCAGCTGATTCAGGGCGACCTGAAAGAGGTGAAGCGTCTGCCGCTCGATCAGGCGTGGGCCAGCGGTCATATCCAGGAAAAAGATCTGATCCAGCCGTACGTTGAAGGACTGGCGCAGGTAGTGGATATGGACGCGATTAAAAAAGCAGGCCTGAAAATCGGCGTCGATCCGCTTGGCGGCTCCGGCATGGCGTACTGGAAGCGCATCGCTGAACACTACCAGCTCGATCTGACCATCGTTAACGATGCGATCGATCAGACTTTCCGCTTTATGCATTTAGATAAAGATGGCGCGGTGCGCATGGACTGCTCGTCCGAATGCGCAATGGCGGGCCTGCTGGCGCTGCGCGACAAGTTCGATCTCGCGTTCGGCAACGATCCTGACTACGACCGTCACGGTATCGTCACGCCGGCTGGCCTGATGAATCCGAACCACTATCTGGCGGTGGCGATCAACTATCTGTTCCAGCACCGCCCGCAGTGGGGCAAAGAGGTCGCCGTGGGCAAAACGCTGGTTTCCAGCGCCATGATCGACCGCGTGGTCAACGATATCGGTCGCAAGCTGGTGGAAGTGCCGGTAGGCTTTAAATGGTTTGTTGACGGCCTGTTCGATGGCAGCTTCGGCTTTGGCGGCGAAGAGAGCGCCGGCGCCTCTTTCCTGCGCTTCGACGGTACGCCGTGGTCTACGGATAAAGACGGCATTATTCTCTGCCTGCTGGCGGCGGAAATCACTGCGGTCACCGGCAAGAATCCGCAGCAGCACTACGACGAGCTGGCGCAACGCTTCGGCGCGCCGAGCTACAACCGTTTGCAGGCTTCCGCGACGTCAGCGCAGAAAGCGGCGCTGTCTAAGCTGTCGCCGGAAATGGTCAGCGCCGACACCCTGGCGGGCGATCCCATTACCGCACGTCTGACCAGCGCGCCGGGCAACGGCGCCGCGATCGGCGGTTTGAAAGTGATGACCGAAAACGGCTGGTTCGCCGCGCGTCCGTCCGGTACGGAAGACGCCTACAAAATCTACTGTGAAAGTTTCCTCGGCGCGGAACATCGCGAAAAAATCGAGAAAGAGGCGGTAGAGATCGTCAGCGCGGTGTTGAAAAACGCCTGA
- the fur gene encoding ferric iron uptake transcriptional regulator produces the protein MTDNNTALKKAGLKVTLPRLKILEVLQEPECHHVSAEDLYKRLIDMGEEIGLATVYRVLNQFDDAGIVTRHNFEGGKSVFELTQQHHHDHLICLDCGKVIEFSDESIEARQREIATRHGIKLTNHSLYLYGHCALGDCREDDSLHDK, from the coding sequence ATGACTGACAATAACACCGCATTAAAGAAGGCCGGCCTGAAGGTTACGCTTCCGCGACTAAAAATCCTGGAAGTGCTTCAGGAACCTGAGTGCCATCACGTCAGTGCGGAAGATTTGTACAAGCGCCTGATTGATATGGGTGAAGAAATTGGGCTGGCGACGGTATATCGCGTGCTGAACCAGTTTGATGATGCCGGTATCGTCACGCGTCATAATTTTGAAGGCGGCAAGTCCGTTTTCGAACTGACTCAGCAGCATCACCACGATCATCTGATCTGCCTGGACTGCGGCAAAGTCATTGAGTTTAGCGATGAATCCATTGAAGCCCGCCAGCGTGAAATCGCCACGCGTCACGGCATCAAACTGACCAACCACAGCCTCTATCTGTATGGTCATTGCGCGCTGGGCGACTGTCGCGAAGACGACTCTTTACACGATAAATAA
- the ybfE gene encoding LexA regulated protein yields the protein MAKEHTDRTTLDLFADERRPGRPKTSPLSRDEQLRINKRNQLKRDKVRGLRRVELKMNSEAVEALNAMAAERGVSRSELIEEMILAQLKAL from the coding sequence ATGGCAAAAGAACATACGGACCGGACCACGCTCGATCTGTTTGCAGATGAACGTCGCCCGGGACGCCCGAAAACCAGTCCGCTGTCGCGTGATGAGCAACTTCGTATCAACAAGCGCAACCAGTTGAAACGTGACAAAGTACGCGGATTGCGGCGCGTTGAACTGAAGATGAACAGCGAAGCGGTGGAAGCGCTTAACGCGATGGCCGCCGAGCGCGGCGTAAGCCGAAGCGAGCTGATTGAAGAGATGATCCTCGCCCAGTTAAAGGCGCTTTAA
- a CDS encoding YbfA family protein has protein sequence MYAVYPLPKIILRRAAVLLIGVLALPVMLFRRDRARFYSYLHRIWSKTSSKPVWLAQAEAAGGDFY, from the coding sequence ATGTATGCTGTTTATCCCCTGCCTAAAATTATCCTGCGCCGCGCGGCGGTGTTGTTGATAGGCGTGCTGGCGCTGCCGGTTATGCTGTTTCGCCGCGACAGGGCGCGTTTTTACAGCTATCTGCATCGCATCTGGAGTAAAACCAGCAGCAAGCCGGTCTGGCTGGCGCAGGCGGAAGCGGCAGGCGGCGATTTTTACTGA
- the fldA gene encoding flavodoxin FldA, with protein sequence MAIVGIFFGSDTGNTENIAKMIQKQLGSDVAEVHDIAKSSKEDLEAFDILLLGIPTWYYGEAQCDWDDFFPTLEEIDFNGKLVALFGCGDQEDYAEYFCDAMGTIRDIIEPNGAVIVGHWPTEGYHFEASKGLADDKHFLGLAIDEDRQPELTNERVEKWVKQIYEELHLQEILEA encoded by the coding sequence ATGGCAATCGTAGGCATTTTCTTTGGCAGCGATACCGGCAATACAGAAAACATTGCGAAGATGATCCAGAAACAACTCGGTAGCGATGTTGCCGAAGTGCATGATATTGCCAAGAGCAGTAAAGAAGACCTGGAAGCGTTTGATATCCTGCTGTTAGGCATTCCAACCTGGTATTACGGCGAAGCGCAGTGTGACTGGGATGATTTCTTCCCGACGCTGGAAGAGATCGACTTCAACGGTAAGCTGGTGGCGCTGTTTGGCTGCGGCGACCAGGAAGATTACGCTGAATATTTCTGCGATGCGATGGGCACCATTCGTGACATCATCGAGCCGAACGGCGCGGTGATTGTTGGCCACTGGCCGACCGAAGGCTACCACTTCGAAGCCTCTAAAGGCCTGGCCGACGACAAGCACTTCCTTGGCCTGGCGATCGATGAAGACCGTCAGCCTGAGCTGACCAACGAACGCGTCGAGAAGTGGGTGAAGCAGATTTATGAAGAACTGCATCTGCAGGAAATTCTGGAAGCCTGA
- the seqA gene encoding replication initiation negative regulator SeqA — MKTIEVDEELYRYIASHTQHIGESASDILRRMLKFTAGQSAPAAAAVPSAAPAPAMAVSVSQENEASKPAPRSQDRVRAVRELLLSDEYAEQKKAVNRFMLILSTLYNLDPNAFAEATASLQGRTRVYFAGDEHTLLQHGTHTKPKHVPGTPYWVITNTNTGRKCSMVEHIMLAMQFPQELTDKVCGTI; from the coding sequence ATGAAAACGATTGAAGTCGACGAAGAGCTATACCGCTACATTGCCAGCCACACGCAGCATATCGGTGAAAGCGCCTCGGATATTTTACGGCGTATGTTGAAATTTACCGCCGGTCAGAGTGCTCCGGCAGCGGCAGCTGTCCCGTCTGCCGCCCCGGCTCCGGCAATGGCTGTCAGCGTCAGTCAGGAAAATGAAGCGAGCAAACCGGCTCCCCGTTCACAGGATCGGGTGCGCGCCGTGCGTGAGCTGCTACTCTCTGATGAGTACGCCGAGCAGAAAAAGGCGGTGAACCGTTTTATGCTGATTCTGTCGACACTCTATAATCTTGATCCCAACGCATTTGCGGAGGCCACTGCTTCGTTGCAGGGACGCACCCGCGTTTACTTTGCCGGCGACGAACACACACTGTTGCAGCATGGCACCCATACCAAGCCGAAGCATGTGCCCGGCACGCCGTACTGGGTGATCACCAACACTAACACAGGTCGCAAATGCAGCATGGTGGAACACATTATGCTGGCAATGCAGTTCCCGCAGGAACTGACTGATAAGGTTTGCGGCACCATTTAA
- the kdpE gene encoding two-component system response regulator KdpE produces MTSVLIVEDEKEIRRFLRVALESEALRVYDSDTLQRGLIEAATRKPDLVILDLGLPDGDGIDFIRDLRQWSSIPVIVLSARSDEQDKIVALDAGADDFLTKPFGVGELLARVRVALRRYAGQQTPNSVVQFGLVQVDLAAHHITRDGETVHLTPTEFRLLALLLNNPGKVLTQRQLLNHVWGPNAVEHSHYLRIYMGHLRQKLEQDPTRPAHLLTETGIGYRFMP; encoded by the coding sequence GTGACCAGCGTACTGATTGTTGAAGATGAAAAAGAGATCCGCCGTTTTCTGCGCGTAGCGCTGGAAAGCGAGGCGCTGCGCGTTTACGACAGCGATACGCTGCAACGCGGTCTGATCGAAGCCGCGACGCGCAAACCCGATTTAGTGATCCTCGATCTTGGACTGCCCGACGGCGACGGCATCGATTTTATCCGCGACCTGCGGCAGTGGAGCAGCATTCCGGTCATTGTGCTTTCCGCGCGCAGCGATGAGCAGGATAAAATCGTGGCGCTGGACGCCGGTGCGGATGATTTTCTGACGAAGCCGTTTGGCGTGGGGGAGCTGCTGGCGCGGGTGCGCGTCGCGCTGCGTCGTTATGCCGGTCAGCAAACGCCGAACAGCGTCGTGCAGTTTGGTCTGGTGCAGGTCGACCTGGCGGCGCATCATATTACGCGCGACGGCGAAACCGTGCATTTGACGCCAACCGAATTTCGCCTGCTGGCGCTGTTGTTGAATAATCCCGGCAAAGTACTGACCCAGCGGCAACTGCTGAACCATGTCTGGGGCCCGAACGCCGTTGAGCATAGCCACTACCTGCGCATTTATATGGGACACCTGCGACAGAAGCTGGAGCAGGACCCTACGCGTCCTGCGCATCTGCTGACGGAGACCGGCATCGGCTATCGTTTTATGCCCTGA